The Syntrophus gentianae genome includes a region encoding these proteins:
- a CDS encoding tRNA threonylcarbamoyladenosine dehydratase: MRSIMLYGKAGFERLQKANVAVVGMGGVGSYAAEALVRAGIGGLRIIDCDVIKATDVNRQLIAHSNNLDTPKVEAGRERLLAINPNLQLDVRHAFFHFDTADELITPDLNFVVDAIDSLNPKAALIQHCTERNLRIISALGASCRTDPFAIRIDKLNKTGVCPLARALRRHFRSRKITADPLVLYSTEPPITACEEDDFPENVESTGPYVRGRTRRALPSISTLPGIIGLMAANFVIFEILKDSKNVGGEKTS; encoded by the coding sequence TTGCGCAGTATCATGCTATACGGCAAAGCGGGCTTTGAACGGCTGCAGAAGGCGAATGTCGCAGTTGTGGGTATGGGCGGCGTCGGGTCCTATGCCGCGGAAGCCTTAGTCCGAGCCGGTATCGGAGGCCTCCGCATCATCGACTGCGATGTCATCAAAGCGACGGATGTAAACCGCCAGTTGATCGCACATTCCAATAATCTGGACACGCCGAAAGTCGAGGCCGGCCGGGAGCGCCTTCTCGCAATTAACCCAAACCTTCAATTGGATGTGCGTCACGCTTTTTTCCATTTCGATACGGCCGATGAGTTGATCACACCGGATCTCAATTTTGTCGTGGACGCCATCGACAGCCTCAATCCGAAAGCAGCCCTCATCCAGCACTGCACTGAAAGAAATCTACGGATCATTTCGGCCCTGGGCGCAAGCTGCCGGACTGATCCATTCGCGATTCGTATCGATAAGCTGAATAAAACCGGCGTCTGCCCTCTGGCGAGGGCGCTGCGGCGTCATTTCCGCAGTAGAAAGATTACTGCGGACCCTCTCGTTCTCTATTCGACAGAGCCACCCATAACCGCTTGCGAGGAAGATGATTTTCCGGAAAATGTAGAATCCACAGGCCCCTATGTCCGCGGTCGCACGCGCCGCGCGCTTCCCAGCATCTCCACTCTACCGGGCATTATCGGGCTGATGGCCGCCAATTTCGTCATTTTCGAAATATTGAAGGACAGCAAAAATGTGGGAGGTGAGAAAACTTCATGA
- a CDS encoding Txe/YoeB family addiction module toxin: protein MVSWRLVFTKQAKKDAKKIAHSGLKPQAEHLLEILKKDPYQTPPPFEKLLGDLSGACSRRINIQLRMVYQVLEDIKTIKVIRMWTHYE, encoded by the coding sequence CTGGTGAGTTGGAGATTGGTTTTTACCAAACAAGCAAAAAAGGATGCAAAAAAAATAGCGCATTCTGGGTTAAAACCCCAAGCAGAGCATTTGCTTGAAATTCTTAAAAAAGATCCCTACCAAACACCCCCACCATTTGAAAAATTGCTAGGCGATTTATCCGGAGCGTGCTCTCGAAGAATTAACATTCAACTTAGAATGGTTTATCAAGTTCTGGAAGACATAAAAACTATTAAAGTCATCCGTATGTGGACACATTACGAATAA
- a CDS encoding type II toxin-antitoxin system Phd/YefM family antitoxin translates to MPILTATEARKRLYSLVDEVKESHEPIQIVGKRGSAVLISEDDWRAIQETLYLTSIPGMRESIQKGLSTPIEECDEGIDW, encoded by the coding sequence ATGCCTATCCTAACAGCAACCGAAGCAAGAAAACGTTTATATAGCCTAGTTGATGAGGTTAAAGAATCTCATGAGCCGATTCAAATCGTAGGGAAAAGGGGCTCAGCTGTTCTTATTTCCGAGGATGATTGGCGAGCAATACAAGAAACATTGTATCTTACATCAATACCGGGGATGCGTGAATCCATCCAAAAGGGGCTCAGTACTCCAATTGAGGAATGCGATGAGGGAATAGACTGGTGA